In Candidatus Nezhaarchaeota archaeon, the following proteins share a genomic window:
- a CDS encoding adenosine-specific kinase, with translation MVKIEVVSIDFPRDCNVVLGTSHFIKTVEDVYEAMVNSVPGIKFGLAFCEASGERLVRVEGTDEELKRVAAENMLKLGCGHSFMVVMRGAYPINVLNAIKSIPEVCTIHAATANPLQVVVAETEQGRGILGVIDGFKPRGVEDEKGVEWRRGLLRKLGYKK, from the coding sequence ATGGTGAAAATTGAAGTGGTGAGCATAGACTTCCCGAGGGACTGTAACGTCGTCCTCGGGACGTCGCACTTCATAAAGACCGTTGAGGACGTCTACGAGGCCATGGTAAACTCTGTACCAGGGATAAAGTTCGGCCTAGCCTTCTGCGAAGCTAGCGGTGAGCGGCTAGTTAGAGTTGAGGGCACTGATGAGGAGCTTAAGAGGGTCGCCGCCGAGAACATGCTTAAGCTTGGCTGCGGCCACTCGTTCATGGTAGTCATGCGCGGGGCTTATCCAATAAACGTGCTCAACGCCATAAAATCCATCCCAGAGGTGTGCACAATACACGCTGCCACAGCCAACCCTCTACAGGTAGTTGTCGCGGAAACAGAGCAGGGCAGAGGGATACTCGGCGTAATAGATGGGTTCAAGCCCAGGGGCGTTGAGGACGAAAAGGGGGTCGAGTGGCGCAGAGGCCTACTAAGGAAACTTGGGTACAAGAAGTAG